The Thermobifida halotolerans sequence CAGCGTGGCCCGTCTCGGCTTCCTGCTGCACCTGGCGCGCCGCCCCCGGTGGCTGTTGGGTTCCCTGGCCGCCGCGACGGGAGTCTGCCTCCACCTGGTGGCGTTGAGCGCGGCCCCGCTGACCATCGTCCAGCCCCTCGGAGTCACCGGACTGCTGTTCGCGATCGTACTGTCGGCGCTGTTCAATCGGCAGCGGATCCGGTTGGGACAACTACTGGCCGGTGCGGCCGTGATGGTCGGCCTGGTCGGTCTGCTCACCCTCTTCCCACACAGCGCGGACCCGCCGGTCCTGCCGGTCCCGGTCGCTCTGGCGCTGACCGGAGGGGTCGCAGCCGTGGGAACGGCGGGCTACCTGGTGGCCCACTGGATTCCCGCGGGTCCCCGGGCCGTGCTACTGGCCGTCTTCGGCGGGGCCGCGCTGGGCACCACGTCGGCGCTGACCCGTGTCGTGGCCGTGGGCGCCGCCACCGACCTGACCGCGGTGTTCAGTTGGCTCACCCTGCTGGCCGTGGCCATCGCGGTGTTCGGCGGGCTGCTGCAGCAGAACGCCTACCGGACCGGGCACTTCGCCGCCGCCTACGCCACGCTCCTGGTCGTCGACCCCGTCGTGGGCGCGGGCATCGGCGTGCTGGTGCTCGGAGAGGCGGTGCCGACCACCCCGCTCGCCCAACTGCTGGCAGCGGGCGCGGTGCTGCTGGCGGTCGCCGGAACCACCGTGCTGGCCCGGGCCGAGAACCGCAACCCCGAAGTGGCCCGACACTTCCCCACCCCCTCCGTAACCGACCTCGTCCACACCACACCGGGAGACCCCAGATGACCTCCACGAACCAGCGTGCGCGCACCCGTCGGAACATGCGCGACAGCGAGGCGCGGCGGCGCGTTCTCATCGCCACCGACACCTATCCGCCGGACGTCAACGGGGCCGGATACTTCACCTACCGCCTGGCCACCGGACTGGCGGAGCGGGGCCACGACGTGCACGTGGTGTGCGCGTCGGCGTCGGGACCGCCCCGCGTGGAGGTCCGCGACGGCGTGATGCTGCACCGGCTGCGCTCGGTCCCGGTCCTGGTCCACCCCACGATGCGCACCGCGCTCCCCCTCGGGGTGAGCGGGCACGTCGCCCGACTCGTCGACCAGCTCGCGCCGCACGTCGTGCACTCGCAGAGCCACTTCACCGTCAGCCGCGCGGCCATCCGGTGCGGTCGCCTGGCCGGTGTCCCGGTGGTGATGACCAACCACTTCATGCCGGACAACCTGTTCGCGCACGCGCACATCCCCGAGCGGCTGCACGGGGTCGTGGGGTCGCTGGCCTGGCAGGACATGATCAGGGTGGCGGAGACGGCCGACTACGTCACCACGCCCACCCAGCGCGCCGCCGAACTGCTGGCCGGCAAGGGATTCCGGCGCCCGGTCGAGGCGGTGTCGTGCGGCATCGACCTGGAGCGGTTCCGGCCGCGCCCGCACGAGCGCGCCGCGGCGCGCGTCCGCCTCGGGCTGCCCGACCGCGAGACCATGGTCTTCGTCGGCCGTCTGGACGAGGAGAAGCGCATCGACGAGCTGGTCCGGTCGCTGCCCGAACTGCTGCGCCGCCGCGACGTCCAGCTTGCGCTGGCGGGGACCGGGCAGCGCAGGGCGGAGCTGGAGCAGCTGGCCCGGTCGCTCGGGGTGGCCGAGCGGGTCCACTTCCTCGGTTTCGTGCCCGACGAGGACCTGCCGCTGGTCTACGTCGCCGCGGACCTGTTCGCGATCGGGAGCGTGGCCGAGCTGCAGAGCATCGCCACGCTGGAGGCCATGTCCACCGGGCTTCCCGTGGTGGCGGCCGACGCGCTGGCCCTGCCGCACCTGGTGCGGCCGGAGCGCAACGGCTACCTGTACCCGCCGGGGGACGTGGCGGCGCTGACCCGGCACCTGCTCGCGGTTCTGGAGTCGCCCGAGCGCCGTGCCGCCATGGGCACCGCCAGCCGGGAGATCGCGCAGACCCACGACCACCGGCGCTCCCTGGACCGGTTCGAGCAGATCTACGCCGAGGTACGTCCCGCGTCCCGGCTCTCGCGGCGCCGTGTTCCGCGGGTCGCCTCCGCCTCCTGGGAGCGCACGGCCGCGGCGTGACGCTGCGGGAGGTTTTGCCCGCGTGTCGCACCTTTCCGCGCTCTTTGCCCCTTCGGCTGTTGAATGTCGAGGAGACGGGATAGCCGAAGGGGCGTGTGGTTCGCCAGAAAGCGTCGGATTCGGGGAGCGGACGCGCTGAACGCGCTGCTCGCCGAGGTCAACCGCGCCGAACTCCAGGTTGAGACGTGCAACCGCGCGCTCGGTGTGTGCGAGCGCGAACACACCGACCTGGAGTCGCGCGTGCGGCGGTTGGAAGCCGAGCTCGCCGAGCTGCGCGAGGCGCGCATCGAGGCGTACTCCCGGTGGTGGGAGACCCGTGAGGCCCGCGACAGGGCGCTGCACGTCGCCCGTCGGCTGCGTCGGCGTCTCAACCGGCTCCAGCACCGACTGGCCTGCCGGGAGCGCTCCTCCGAGGAGGGGAGCCTGCCGTCGGGTCCCGTCTCCCTCGGGAGGGGCCGCCCGCGGGAGCGGCGTCAGGAGGTCTGAACGGACTCCTGCAGGGGCCGGGAGAGCGGGCTGGCCACCGTGGCGACCGGGAACCCCCGGTCGCGCCAGGCGATGACGTGGCCTGCCAGCGTCGCGAGCCGGTCCTGCGCCCGGACGGCCTTCTCCGGGGAGAACAGCACCGAGGGGTGGTTGCGCAGCGCGCAGGTCTCGTCCAGGTGGCCGGTTCCGGCCAGTGGGTATCCCGCGGAGTAGCCGGCGAGCGCTCCGGTGTCCAGCGCGGTGAGCAGCGCGTCGCGGTCGACCAGGCCGGGACTGGACAGGTTGATCAGGACCGCGCCCGGACGCATCCGGGCCAGTGCCCGCGTCCCGATGAGTCCCCGGGTGCCGACGGTCACGGGCACGTGCAGGGAGACCACGTCGGCCGTGCCGAGCAGTTGGGGCAGTTCCATCCGGGCGACCCCGCGGGGCCAGCTCCGCAGCCGCGACCCGGTACCGACGACCCGCCGGAACAGGGGCATGGCGAGATTGGCGAACCCGGTGGCCACCTGCCCCATCCCCACCAGCCCGAGAGTGAGATCGCTCACGCGGGGGGCTGGTTGGAGCCGCGCGAGGCTGTTGTTGGCGATTCTGCGCAACTGGGCCAGCGTCAGGGTGAGCGCACGGCCGGCCGCCTGGTCGACGTTCTCGCGTCGGGGCGGCCGGGAGACCCACAGTCCGCGCCGTTCGGCCTCGGCGACGTCGACCCC is a genomic window containing:
- a CDS encoding glycosyltransferase — its product is MTSTNQRARTRRNMRDSEARRRVLIATDTYPPDVNGAGYFTYRLATGLAERGHDVHVVCASASGPPRVEVRDGVMLHRLRSVPVLVHPTMRTALPLGVSGHVARLVDQLAPHVVHSQSHFTVSRAAIRCGRLAGVPVVMTNHFMPDNLFAHAHIPERLHGVVGSLAWQDMIRVAETADYVTTPTQRAAELLAGKGFRRPVEAVSCGIDLERFRPRPHERAAARVRLGLPDRETMVFVGRLDEEKRIDELVRSLPELLRRRDVQLALAGTGQRRAELEQLARSLGVAERVHFLGFVPDEDLPLVYVAADLFAIGSVAELQSIATLEAMSTGLPVVAADALALPHLVRPERNGYLYPPGDVAALTRHLLAVLESPERRAAMGTASREIAQTHDHRRSLDRFEQIYAEVRPASRLSRRRVPRVASASWERTAAA
- a CDS encoding NAD(P)-dependent oxidoreductase; translation: MTAPYVVITDTGTCDPAPALRLLTEAGFRTRVLQTCDPARIAVEAAGAVALIVHDARVDAALLDALPTLRLVMTARQDCSGVDVAEAERRGLWVSRPPRRENVDQAAGRALTLTLAQLRRIANNSLARLQPAPRVSDLTLGLVGMGQVATGFANLAMPLFRRVVGTGSRLRSWPRGVARMELPQLLGTADVVSLHVPVTVGTRGLIGTRALARMRPGAVLINLSSPGLVDRDALLTALDTGALAGYSAGYPLAGTGHLDETCALRNHPSVLFSPEKAVRAQDRLATLAGHVIAWRDRGFPVATVASPLSRPLQESVQTS
- a CDS encoding DMT family transporter; its protein translation is MTWAIAIALTGAFCLALGSALQERDAIRAPGASVARLGFLLHLARRPRWLLGSLAAATGVCLHLVALSAAPLTIVQPLGVTGLLFAIVLSALFNRQRIRLGQLLAGAAVMVGLVGLLTLFPHSADPPVLPVPVALALTGGVAAVGTAGYLVAHWIPAGPRAVLLAVFGGAALGTTSALTRVVAVGAATDLTAVFSWLTLLAVAIAVFGGLLQQNAYRTGHFAAAYATLLVVDPVVGAGIGVLVLGEAVPTTPLAQLLAAGAVLLAVAGTTVLARAENRNPEVARHFPTPSVTDLVHTTPGDPR